Proteins from a genomic interval of Pseudoruegeria sp. SHC-113:
- a CDS encoding glycosyl transferase family protein, translating to MSLGPYVRILGRGPGRSRSLTREEARAAFALILSGEAAPEATGALLMLMRFKGEVAEEIAGFVDALRATLPGWQGLPVQLDWPTYAAGRSRGLPWFLAAAKLVAQAGVPVLMHGWNSHQNPIASVRNALPGLGIPSVDTPKAAAQALETTGIAYVPLESLSADALRILQLRDVLNLRSAVNTTLRVMNPALAPASVQGVFHPPYRELQQDAGQLLGQHALSVIKGGGGEFERHPAKACALYGLRNGQPWEGTAAALTETPTRLADGPDASNPEDLPALWRGEIEDPFAEAVITGTAALALHSAGKAPTLTEADALAASLWAARPLTALT from the coding sequence ATGAGCCTTGGGCCATATGTCCGCATTCTCGGGAGGGGCCCCGGCCGCTCCCGCTCCCTCACCCGTGAAGAAGCCCGCGCGGCCTTCGCGCTGATCCTGTCCGGCGAGGCCGCGCCCGAGGCCACCGGCGCGCTCCTGATGCTGATGCGCTTCAAGGGCGAGGTGGCCGAGGAAATCGCGGGTTTCGTGGATGCCCTGCGTGCCACGCTGCCCGGCTGGCAGGGCTTGCCGGTTCAGTTGGACTGGCCCACCTACGCCGCTGGCCGCAGCCGGGGGCTGCCTTGGTTTCTGGCCGCCGCGAAACTCGTGGCACAAGCCGGGGTGCCGGTGTTGATGCACGGCTGGAACTCGCACCAGAACCCGATCGCCTCCGTGCGCAACGCGCTGCCCGGCCTCGGCATTCCCTCCGTCGACACGCCCAAGGCCGCCGCGCAGGCGCTTGAAACCACGGGCATCGCCTATGTGCCGCTGGAGAGCCTCTCCGCCGATGCCCTGCGAATCCTGCAACTGCGCGACGTGCTCAACCTGCGCTCCGCCGTGAACACCACGCTGCGGGTGATGAACCCGGCGCTTGCCCCGGCCTCGGTGCAGGGCGTCTTCCACCCGCCCTACCGCGAATTGCAACAGGACGCAGGCCAGCTGCTGGGCCAGCACGCCTTGAGCGTGATCAAGGGCGGTGGCGGCGAGTTCGAGCGCCACCCCGCCAAAGCCTGCGCGCTCTACGGGCTGCGCAACGGTCAGCCGTGGGAGGGCACCGCCGCGGCGCTTACCGAGACGCCGACCCGCCTTGCCGACGGTCCGGATGCCAGCAACCCGGAAGATCTGCCCGCCCTCTGGCGCGGCGAGATCGAAGATCCTTTTGCCGAAGCCGTGATCACCGGCACTGCCGCGCTGGCCCTGCACAGCGCCGGCAAAGCGCCTACCTTAACAGAAGCCGACGCGCTCGCCGCAAGCCTCTGGGCCGCGCGCCCGCTCACAGCCCTCACATAG
- a CDS encoding bifunctional precorrin-2 dehydrogenase/sirohydrochlorin ferrochelatase, with the protein MKAFPMFLRTTGRRIVILGGGEQAAQKARLALKTDAAICLAFPGTPDEELSALIAEGRITRHAGAITPTLFENCALTFVATGCPGLDAALHAIAKDAGATVNVVDQPDLCDALTPSIVDRDPVVVAIGTEGTAPVLARQIKTRVEEMLEPRLGGLAALAGRLRGAAAQRLSPRARRDLWRWVFNDAPRRAYTADSERAAAKMIKQAISAGGAPASDAAPIALVSTGTGGRDMITLRAVQRLQEADAIFCLALPDDAILELARRDAERQMLNPDIAPEPLARLLANPTETGARVVLLTGHDVASSPQIAALTAALAQLGSKAEIIGGHYPQSARSATQAA; encoded by the coding sequence ATGAAAGCCTTCCCGATGTTCCTGCGCACCACCGGCCGCCGCATCGTGATCCTTGGCGGCGGCGAACAGGCGGCGCAAAAGGCAAGGCTCGCGCTCAAAACCGACGCCGCGATCTGCCTCGCCTTCCCCGGCACCCCGGACGAAGAGCTTTCCGCCCTGATCGCGGAAGGCCGCATTACACGGCACGCAGGCGCCATCACCCCCACGCTCTTTGAGAACTGCGCGCTCACCTTCGTGGCCACCGGATGCCCCGGCCTCGACGCCGCGCTGCACGCCATCGCAAAGGACGCCGGCGCCACCGTCAACGTGGTGGACCAGCCCGATCTCTGCGACGCGCTCACCCCCTCCATCGTGGACCGCGATCCGGTGGTGGTGGCCATCGGCACCGAAGGTACCGCGCCCGTGCTCGCGCGCCAGATCAAGACCCGCGTCGAGGAAATGCTGGAGCCGCGCCTCGGTGGGCTGGCCGCGCTTGCCGGCCGCCTGCGCGGGGCCGCCGCGCAGCGGCTCAGCCCCCGCGCCCGCCGCGATCTCTGGCGCTGGGTGTTCAACGACGCCCCCCGCCGCGCCTATACGGCGGATAGCGAACGTGCCGCCGCGAAGATGATCAAACAGGCGATTTCTGCGGGCGGCGCGCCCGCTTCAGATGCCGCCCCCATCGCGCTCGTCTCCACCGGCACCGGTGGGCGCGACATGATCACCTTGCGCGCCGTGCAGCGCCTGCAGGAGGCCGACGCGATCTTCTGCCTCGCCCTGCCCGATGACGCCATCCTCGAACTCGCCCGCCGCGATGCCGAGCGCCAGATGCTGAACCCCGACATCGCGCCCGAACCGCTCGCCCGCCTGCTCGCCAATCCCACGGAAACCGGCGCGCGCGTGGTGCTGCTCACAGGCCATGACGTCGCCAGCAGCCCGCAGATCGCCGCCCTTACGGCAGCGCTCGCGCAGCTTGGCAGCAAAGCCGAAATCATCGGCGGCCACTACCCGCAATCCGCGAGAAGCGCCACACAAGCCGCCTGA
- the gcvP gene encoding aminomethyl-transferring glycine dehydrogenase yields MPYTPTGYNSYDFANRRHIGPSPDEMAKMLEVIGVSSLDELIDQTVPASIRQKDALQWEPMTEYALLQKMRKVAGKNKVMTSLIGQGYYGTVTPPAIQRNILENPAWYTAYTPYQPEIAQGRLEALLNFQTMVADLTGLEIANASLLDEATACAEAMTMAQRVAKSKATAFFVDENCHPQNIAVMQTRAAPLGIEVIVGAPEDLEADKVFGAIFQYPGTYGEIRDFAAEMDALHAAKAVGIVATDLLALTLIKEPGAMGADIAVGSAQRFGVPMGYGGPHAAFMSCKDAFKRAMPGRIVGVSVDAQGGKAYRLSLQTREQHIRREKATSNVCTAQALLAVMASFFAVFHGPKGLRSIAEMIHFNACTLANGLRDAGFNVETKAFFDTITVEVGAFQKAIMKSAVAEGVNLRAVGKTRIGISVDEIVDHKLVEAVWKAFGVKADAPQWLGTDRKYTSVLELNFPDSMLRESEYLTHPIFHMNRAEAEMMRYMRRLADRDLALDRAMIPLGSCTMKLNAAVEMMPVTWPEFGTMHPFAPRKQAKGYAKMIEDLSAKLCEITGYDAMSMQPNSGAQGEYAGLLTIAAYHKARGDHHRDICLIPVSAHGTNPASAQMAGMKVVVVKSAENGDVDLADFRAKAESAGDNLAACMITYPSTHGVFEETVKEVCAITHQFGGQVYLDGANLNAMVGLAKPGEIGSDVSHLNLHKTFCIPHGGGGPGMGPIGVKAHLAPYLPGHPEASGVEGPVSAAPYGSASILPISWAYVLMMGGEGLTQATKVAILNANYIAKRLSGAYEVLFKGGQGRVAHECILDTRPYTDSAGITVDDIAKRLMDSGFHAPTMSWPVAGTLMVEPTESETKAELDRFVDAMLSIRSEIADVEAGRIDPLNNPLKQAPHTVASLVGDWDRPYSREQGCFPPGAFKVDKYWPPVGRVDNVHGDRNLICTCPPLEEYLEAAE; encoded by the coding sequence ATGCCCTATACGCCCACAGGCTATAATTCCTACGATTTCGCCAACCGCCGCCACATCGGCCCTTCGCCGGATGAAATGGCGAAGATGCTGGAGGTGATCGGCGTTTCTTCCCTTGATGAGTTGATCGATCAGACGGTGCCTGCGAGCATCCGCCAGAAAGACGCGCTTCAGTGGGAGCCGATGACCGAATACGCGCTTCTGCAGAAGATGCGGAAGGTGGCCGGCAAGAACAAGGTGATGACCAGCCTGATCGGGCAGGGCTACTACGGCACGGTGACCCCGCCCGCGATACAGCGCAACATTCTCGAGAACCCGGCGTGGTACACGGCCTACACGCCCTACCAGCCGGAGATCGCGCAGGGCCGCCTTGAGGCGCTTCTGAACTTCCAGACGATGGTGGCCGATCTCACCGGGCTTGAGATCGCCAACGCTTCGCTTCTGGACGAGGCCACCGCCTGCGCCGAAGCCATGACGATGGCGCAGCGCGTGGCGAAATCGAAAGCCACGGCCTTCTTCGTGGATGAAAACTGCCACCCGCAGAACATCGCGGTGATGCAGACCCGCGCAGCCCCCTTGGGCATCGAGGTGATCGTGGGCGCGCCGGAGGATCTGGAGGCCGATAAGGTCTTCGGTGCGATCTTCCAATATCCGGGCACTTACGGCGAGATCCGCGATTTCGCGGCTGAAATGGACGCGCTGCACGCCGCCAAGGCCGTGGGCATCGTCGCAACTGACCTGCTGGCGCTCACGCTCATCAAGGAGCCGGGCGCGATGGGGGCCGATATTGCCGTCGGGTCCGCGCAGCGCTTCGGCGTGCCGATGGGCTATGGCGGCCCGCATGCGGCCTTCATGTCCTGCAAGGATGCCTTCAAACGCGCCATGCCGGGCCGCATCGTGGGCGTGTCGGTGGATGCGCAGGGCGGCAAGGCCTATCGCCTTTCCCTGCAAACGCGCGAGCAGCACATCCGCCGCGAGAAGGCCACCTCCAACGTCTGCACCGCGCAGGCGCTCTTGGCAGTGATGGCCTCCTTCTTTGCGGTGTTCCATGGGCCCAAGGGGCTGCGCTCCATCGCCGAGATGATCCACTTCAACGCCTGCACGCTGGCCAACGGGTTGCGCGACGCAGGCTTCAACGTGGAAACGAAAGCCTTCTTCGACACGATCACCGTGGAAGTGGGGGCCTTCCAGAAGGCGATCATGAAATCCGCCGTCGCCGAGGGCGTGAACCTGCGCGCCGTGGGCAAGACGCGGATCGGGATTTCCGTGGATGAGATCGTCGACCACAAGCTTGTGGAAGCGGTCTGGAAAGCCTTCGGCGTGAAGGCCGATGCGCCGCAATGGCTGGGGACGGATCGGAAATACACCTCCGTGCTGGAGCTGAACTTCCCGGACTCGATGCTGCGGGAAAGCGAGTACCTGACGCATCCGATCTTCCACATGAACCGCGCCGAAGCCGAGATGATGCGCTACATGCGCCGCCTCGCGGACCGTGATCTGGCGCTGGACCGCGCGATGATCCCGCTCGGTTCCTGCACGATGAAGCTCAACGCCGCCGTCGAGATGATGCCGGTGACGTGGCCCGAGTTCGGCACGATGCACCCCTTTGCGCCGCGCAAGCAGGCCAAGGGCTATGCGAAAATGATCGAGGATCTCTCGGCCAAGCTCTGCGAGATCACCGGCTATGACGCGATGTCCATGCAGCCGAACTCCGGTGCGCAAGGGGAATACGCAGGCCTGCTGACGATCGCCGCCTACCACAAGGCACGCGGCGATCATCACCGCGACATCTGCCTGATCCCGGTCTCTGCCCATGGCACTAACCCGGCGTCGGCACAGATGGCGGGGATGAAGGTCGTGGTGGTGAAATCGGCCGAAAACGGCGACGTGGATCTGGCTGATTTCCGCGCCAAGGCGGAATCGGCGGGGGACAACCTTGCCGCCTGCATGATCACCTATCCTTCCACCCACGGCGTGTTTGAGGAGACGGTGAAAGAGGTCTGCGCGATCACGCACCAGTTCGGCGGGCAGGTCTATCTGGACGGGGCCAACCTCAACGCCATGGTCGGGCTTGCGAAGCCCGGCGAGATTGGCAGCGATGTGAGCCACCTGAACCTGCACAAGACCTTCTGCATCCCCCACGGCGGCGGCGGCCCCGGCATGGGCCCGATTGGCGTGAAGGCACATCTGGCGCCCTACCTGCCGGGCCACCCGGAGGCCTCCGGCGTGGAAGGCCCGGTGTCGGCCGCGCCCTATGGCTCGGCCTCAATCCTGCCGATCAGCTGGGCTTACGTGCTGATGATGGGCGGCGAGGGGCTGACGCAGGCCACCAAGGTCGCCATCCTGAACGCCAACTACATCGCCAAGCGGCTGTCCGGCGCCTACGAGGTGCTGTTCAAAGGCGGGCAGGGGCGTGTGGCCCATGAGTGCATCCTCGACACCCGCCCCTACACCGACAGCGCCGGGATCACGGTGGACGATATCGCCAAGCGGCTGATGGATTCGGGCTTCCACGCCCCGACCATGAGCTGGCCTGTAGCCGGCACGCTGATGGTGGAGCCCACCGAGAGCGAGACAAAGGCGGAGCTTGACCGTTTCGTCGACGCGATGCTCTCGATCCGCTCGGAAATCGCGGATGTGGAAGCGGGGCGGATCGATCCGCTGAACAACCCGCTGAAACAAGCGCCGCATACCGTGGCCTCGCTGGTGGGCGACTGGGATCGCCCTTACAGCCGCGAGCAGGGCTGCTTCCCTCCGGGGGCCTTCAAGGTCGACAAATACTGGCCGCCCGTGGGCCGCGTGGACAACGTGCACGGCGATCGCAACCTGATCTGCACCTGCCCGCCGCTGGAAGAGTATCTGGAGGCGGCAGAGTAG
- the gcvH gene encoding glycine cleavage system protein GcvH, which produces MKFTEEHEWLRVEDDLVVVGITEHASEQLGDIVFVELPEEGTEVAKDDEVVVIESVKAASDILAPLDGEIVEVNEAIVNDPGKVNEDPTGDGWFFKMKIEDLSVLDDLMDEAAYKTFIG; this is translated from the coding sequence ATGAAATTCACCGAAGAACACGAATGGCTCCGCGTCGAGGATGATCTCGTTGTCGTGGGCATCACCGAACACGCCTCCGAGCAACTGGGCGACATCGTTTTCGTCGAACTGCCCGAGGAAGGCACCGAAGTGGCCAAGGACGATGAGGTCGTGGTGATCGAATCCGTGAAGGCGGCGTCCGACATCCTCGCCCCGCTCGATGGCGAGATCGTGGAAGTGAACGAGGCGATCGTGAACGATCCCGGCAAGGTCAACGAAGATCCCACGGGCGACGGTTGGTTCTTCAAGATGAAGATCGAGGATCTCTCCGTCCTCGACGATCTGATGGACGAAGCCGCCTACAAAACCTTCATCGGCTAA
- the gcvT gene encoding glycine cleavage system aminomethyltransferase GcvT: MSDLERTVFYDLHVELGAKMVPFAGYEMPVQYPMGVMKEHLHTRAEAGLFDVSHMGQVILRGAGAAAALESLVPVSIQALAEGRQRYALFTNDEGGILDDLMVANRGDHLFLVVNAACKAADVAHMQEKIGAACEIEVITDRALLALQGPKAEAALAAIAPAAAEMRFMDVAILPSEFGDLWISRSGYTGEDGYEISVSEDQAVAFARALLAQEGVAPIGLGARDSLRLEAGLCLYGNDIDTTTSPVEAALEWAIQKVRRTGGDRAGGFPGAARILTELENGTARRRVGLLPEGRAPMRAGTQLFADEASDTPIGEITSGAFGPSIERPMSMGYVPTELASEGTRIFADVRGKRLPATVSAMPFRPSTYKR, from the coding sequence ATGAGCGATCTGGAACGGACGGTTTTCTACGATCTTCATGTGGAGCTCGGGGCCAAGATGGTGCCCTTTGCCGGCTATGAAATGCCCGTGCAATATCCGATGGGCGTGATGAAGGAACACCTGCACACGCGTGCAGAGGCCGGGCTGTTCGATGTCAGCCACATGGGGCAGGTGATCCTGCGCGGCGCGGGCGCGGCGGCGGCGCTGGAAAGCCTCGTGCCGGTCTCGATCCAGGCGCTCGCCGAGGGCCGCCAGCGTTATGCGCTGTTCACCAATGACGAAGGCGGCATTCTGGACGATCTGATGGTCGCCAACCGGGGCGATCACCTGTTCCTCGTCGTCAACGCCGCCTGCAAAGCCGCCGATGTGGCCCATATGCAGGAAAAGATCGGCGCGGCCTGCGAGATCGAGGTGATCACCGATCGCGCGCTGCTGGCGCTGCAGGGCCCCAAGGCCGAGGCCGCTCTGGCCGCCATCGCACCCGCTGCCGCCGAGATGCGCTTCATGGATGTGGCCATTCTCCCCAGTGAGTTCGGTGATCTCTGGATCAGCCGCTCCGGCTACACCGGCGAGGATGGCTACGAGATTTCGGTTTCCGAAGATCAGGCCGTCGCCTTTGCCCGCGCTTTGCTGGCGCAGGAGGGCGTGGCCCCCATCGGCCTTGGCGCGCGCGACTCCTTGCGCCTTGAGGCCGGGCTTTGCCTCTATGGCAATGACATCGACACCACCACGAGCCCCGTTGAAGCCGCGCTGGAATGGGCGATCCAGAAGGTGCGCCGCACCGGTGGGGATCGCGCCGGGGGTTTCCCCGGTGCCGCGCGCATCCTGACCGAGCTTGAAAACGGTACCGCCCGCCGCCGCGTGGGCCTGCTGCCCGAGGGCCGCGCCCCGATGCGCGCGGGCACCCAGCTTTTCGCCGATGAGGCCAGCGATACACCGATTGGCGAGATCACCTCGGGTGCGTTTGGGCCCTCCATCGAGCGCCCGATGTCCATGGGCTATGTGCCCACGGAGCTTGCCTCCGAAGGCACCCGCATCTTCGCCGATGTGCGCGGCAAGCGCCTTCCGGCCACCGTTTCCGCCATGCCGTTCCGGCCTTCCACCTACAAACGCTGA
- a CDS encoding gamma-glutamylcyclotransferase family protein, whose protein sequence is MSDPFFFGYGSLVNRATHGYGDAAPARVHGWRRHWRQIASFPRAILTAAPEAGSRIDGLIARVPGADWAALDAREAAYDRITVTGRIDHSHASASAIAIYEIPAAKHPAPEAPHPIALSYLDVVVQGYLEEFGLRGVADFFATTTGWEAGILDDRSNPLYPRAGATTLDAKLLTDKHLSGL, encoded by the coding sequence ATGAGCGATCCTTTTTTCTTTGGCTACGGCTCCTTGGTGAACCGCGCGACGCATGGATATGGCGATGCCGCACCGGCCCGCGTGCACGGCTGGCGGCGGCACTGGCGGCAGATCGCAAGCTTCCCGCGCGCGATTCTCACCGCTGCGCCGGAGGCCGGTTCGCGCATCGACGGGCTGATCGCGCGGGTGCCCGGTGCCGATTGGGCCGCGCTTGACGCGCGCGAGGCCGCCTATGACAGGATCACGGTAACGGGCCGGATCGATCACAGCCACGCCAGCGCTTCAGCCATCGCGATTTATGAGATCCCTGCGGCCAAGCATCCTGCGCCGGAGGCCCCACACCCCATCGCGCTCAGCTATCTGGACGTTGTGGTACAGGGCTATCTGGAGGAGTTCGGCTTACGTGGCGTCGCGGATTTCTTTGCCACCACAACCGGCTGGGAGGCGGGCATTCTGGACGACCGCTCAAATCCGCTCTACCCGCGCGCAGGGGCTACAACACTGGACGCCAAGCTACTGACGGACAAGCATCTTTCTGGCTTGTGA
- a CDS encoding MATE family efflux transporter gives MANEQAKFLEGSLFRHVSVMSFTASVGLMAVFFVDFVDMVFISMLGQAELAAAVGYAGAVLFFTTSLGIGMSIAAGALVARQLGAGDAEEARRKATHTLAFGVGMGVVLAAVVWLNLHSLTGFLGADGRTQELAVDYLQIIIPSMPLMLAGMVASAVLRGHGDARRAMYVTLWGGGVNAVLDPIFIFALGLDLNGAALASVCARIAMCVTGLAPVIRHYGGFSRVSLAGLAADFKPVFAIALPAILTQVATPFSSAYVTRAMAAYGEEAVAGMAIVGRLTPLSFAVIFALSGAVGPIIGQNAGAKQHERVRGAYRDALIFTAGFILCVSLILFLLRAPIADLFSATGLARELVFLFCGPLALAFFFNGVLFVSNAAFNNLGHPFYSTWLNWGRHTLGTIPFVMLFSALMGAPGVLIGQAAGGILFAVIGYGLAQRVIAKQAAGEVATPAPAPFQRQARQQSLFNLRK, from the coding sequence ATGGCCAACGAACAAGCGAAATTTCTGGAAGGCAGCCTGTTTCGCCATGTCTCGGTGATGAGCTTCACCGCTTCGGTGGGGCTGATGGCGGTCTTCTTCGTCGATTTCGTGGATATGGTCTTCATCTCCATGCTGGGACAGGCCGAGCTGGCCGCCGCCGTGGGCTATGCGGGTGCGGTGCTGTTTTTCACCACCTCGCTGGGCATCGGCATGTCCATCGCCGCGGGTGCGCTGGTGGCGCGGCAGCTGGGGGCGGGGGATGCGGAGGAGGCGCGGCGCAAGGCCACCCATACGCTGGCCTTTGGCGTCGGCATGGGCGTGGTGCTGGCGGCGGTTGTCTGGCTCAACCTGCACAGCCTCACGGGCTTTTTGGGCGCGGACGGGCGCACGCAGGAGCTGGCGGTCGATTACCTGCAGATCATCATCCCCTCCATGCCTCTGATGCTCGCGGGGATGGTTGCCAGCGCGGTGCTGCGCGGCCACGGGGACGCGCGCAGGGCGATGTATGTCACGCTCTGGGGCGGCGGGGTGAACGCGGTTCTGGACCCGATCTTCATCTTTGCGCTGGGGCTGGATCTGAACGGCGCGGCGCTGGCCAGCGTCTGCGCGCGGATTGCCATGTGCGTCACCGGGCTTGCGCCGGTGATCCGCCACTACGGTGGATTTTCCCGGGTGAGCCTCGCCGGCCTTGCGGCTGATTTCAAACCGGTTTTCGCCATAGCTCTGCCCGCGATCCTGACACAGGTCGCCACGCCCTTCAGCTCGGCCTATGTGACCCGCGCCATGGCGGCCTATGGCGAAGAGGCCGTGGCGGGCATGGCCATCGTGGGCCGGCTCACGCCGCTCTCCTTCGCGGTGATCTTCGCGCTTTCGGGCGCGGTGGGTCCGATCATCGGCCAGAACGCAGGGGCCAAGCAGCACGAGCGGGTACGCGGGGCCTACCGCGACGCGCTGATCTTTACCGCCGGTTTCATACTCTGCGTGTCGCTGATCCTGTTCCTGCTGCGCGCTCCGATTGCCGATCTCTTCAGTGCGACGGGGCTCGCGCGCGAGCTTGTTTTCCTGTTCTGCGGCCCGCTGGCGCTGGCGTTCTTCTTCAACGGGGTGCTGTTTGTGTCCAACGCGGCCTTCAACAACCTCGGCCATCCGTTCTATTCCACCTGGCTCAACTGGGGCCGCCACACGCTGGGCACGATCCCCTTCGTGATGCTCTTCTCCGCCCTCATGGGCGCACCGGGGGTGCTGATCGGGCAGGCGGCGGGGGGGATCCTCTTTGCGGTGATCGGCTACGGTCTGGCGCAGCGGGTGATCGCCAAACAGGCGGCGGGCGAGGTTGCAACACCGGCACCCGCGCCCTTCCAACGGCAGGCCCGGCAACAAAGCCTGTTCAATCTGCGCAAATAG
- the gltX gene encoding glutamate--tRNA ligase yields the protein MTVTRFAPSPTGYLHVGNLRTALFNYLIARKAGGQFILRLDDTDPERSKQEYADGIKEDLEWLGLTWDRVETQSSRLERYESAAQELRDKGRFYECFETPTELDLKRKKQLNMGKPPVYDRSALKLSDEEKAKLRAERGNGHWRFLLDQERIEWKDGILGDLSIDAASVSDPVLIRGDGQFLYTLASVCDDVDFGITDVVRGSDHVTNTATQIQIIQALGGHVPNFAHHSLLTGPQGEALSKRLGTLALRDLRARGVEPMALLSLMARLGSSDPVELRGSMEELIEGFDLSKFGAAPTKFDVEDLFPLTARINQGLPFDAVKGKIAEIGVPAELAEQFWAVTRENITTLADLEGWWAMFRDGAEPVIDAEDAEFVAQAMALLPEGPLDGDSWGAWTSAVKEATGRKGRGLFMPLRKALTGQSHGPDMSAVLPLLQVIRAKA from the coding sequence ATGACCGTGACCCGTTTCGCCCCCAGCCCAACCGGCTACCTCCACGTGGGCAACCTGCGCACCGCGCTGTTCAACTACCTGATCGCCCGCAAGGCCGGAGGGCAGTTCATCCTGCGTCTGGATGACACCGATCCGGAGCGCAGCAAGCAGGAATATGCGGATGGCATCAAGGAGGATCTGGAGTGGCTCGGCCTCACCTGGGATCGCGTGGAAACGCAGTCCTCCCGCCTTGAGCGCTATGAATCGGCGGCACAGGAGCTGCGCGACAAGGGCCGCTTTTACGAGTGTTTCGAAACGCCGACGGAACTTGACCTGAAGCGCAAGAAGCAGCTGAACATGGGCAAGCCGCCCGTCTATGACCGCTCCGCGCTGAAGCTTTCCGACGAGGAGAAAGCCAAGCTGCGCGCCGAGCGCGGCAACGGTCACTGGCGCTTCCTGCTCGATCAAGAGCGCATCGAGTGGAAAGACGGCATCCTCGGCGACCTCTCGATCGATGCGGCTTCCGTTTCTGATCCGGTACTGATCCGGGGCGACGGGCAGTTCCTCTACACGCTGGCCTCCGTCTGTGACGATGTGGATTTCGGCATCACCGACGTGGTGCGCGGCTCTGACCACGTGACGAACACCGCCACCCAGATCCAGATCATTCAAGCGCTGGGCGGCCATGTGCCGAACTTCGCGCACCACTCGCTGCTCACCGGCCCGCAGGGCGAGGCGCTTTCCAAACGCCTTGGCACGCTGGCGCTGCGCGATCTGCGCGCGCGCGGGGTGGAGCCGATGGCGCTGCTCTCGCTCATGGCGCGGCTGGGCTCCTCTGATCCGGTGGAGCTGCGCGGCTCCATGGAGGAGCTGATCGAAGGCTTTGATCTGTCGAAGTTCGGCGCGGCGCCGACGAAATTCGATGTCGAGGATCTCTTCCCGCTGACCGCCCGCATCAATCAGGGCCTGCCCTTTGACGCGGTGAAGGGCAAGATCGCCGAGATCGGCGTTCCGGCGGAGCTTGCCGAGCAGTTCTGGGCCGTGACCCGCGAAAACATCACCACGCTGGCCGATCTGGAAGGCTGGTGGGCGATGTTCCGCGATGGCGCGGAGCCGGTGATCGACGCCGAGGACGCGGAGTTCGTGGCGCAGGCCATGGCGCTGCTGCCCGAAGGCCCGCTGGACGGTGACAGCTGGGGCGCATGGACCTCTGCCGTGAAAGAGGCCACCGGGCGCAAGGGGCGGGGGCTGTTCATGCCGCTGCGCAAGGCGCTCACCGGTCAGAGCCACGGCCCCGACATGAGCGCGGTGCTGCCGCTCTTGCAGGTGATCCGCGCGAAAGCCTGA
- a CDS encoding hotdog fold domain-containing protein, which yields MAGNYVLNMYEKMLKWPFGRQIFSAYSARRAPYFRTINPLITDVRPNHCSVLIKKRKGVQNHIGTVHVIAIANGLEMAMGFMAEASIPKHLRWIPKGMQLDYTAKAGSDITCTADVAPEDWVPGDMQVRVEAKDDQGITVVRGTITLWISEKPAKG from the coding sequence ATGGCCGGCAACTACGTTCTGAACATGTATGAGAAGATGCTGAAATGGCCCTTCGGGCGGCAGATCTTCTCGGCCTATTCCGCGCGCCGCGCGCCCTATTTCCGCACCATCAACCCGCTGATTACCGATGTGCGGCCCAATCATTGCAGCGTGCTGATCAAAAAGCGCAAAGGTGTGCAGAACCACATCGGCACCGTCCATGTGATCGCCATCGCCAACGGGCTTGAGATGGCCATGGGCTTCATGGCCGAGGCCTCCATCCCCAAGCACCTGCGCTGGATCCCGAAGGGCATGCAACTCGACTACACGGCCAAAGCGGGAAGCGACATCACCTGCACCGCCGATGTGGCGCCCGAGGATTGGGTGCCCGGCGACATGCAGGTGCGCGTGGAAGCCAAGGACGATCAGGGCATCACCGTGGTGCGCGGCACGATCACGCTCTGGATTTCGGAGAAGCCCGCCAAAGGGTAA